Proteins found in one Miscanthus floridulus cultivar M001 chromosome 4, ASM1932011v1, whole genome shotgun sequence genomic segment:
- the LOC136550564 gene encoding uncharacterized protein isoform X1: MVDTRRSSAAKRRGPSEESSPPSTQAEAAAASPTAEPASTPPPPPPPPSSRSRSGKRAKVAVARADDPGEKAVDPAAVDVLDSSVKNLQGVARPAAVNVAASSTVSNSAGRRKKTRPVRAFPTDEGTLWKTRPASGRAEAWGRLISQSSEYPSIPIYPAHFTIGHGGKCDLKLTETSTGSFICKLKHVKRGAALEIYMNKVVHVNGKALDKAAKVTLIGGDEVIFVSLGRHAYIFEQLPEEKASTSSLCSKCVIQQEQYPVVKGTLDHLSSKGTKISTPFNFGNGRPPLVPHDKEIVSSLCKTVGEQSYCPSEENMTVGRHQLLKDDLKKAAISASDISESFDNFPYYLSENTKNVLLSSAYVNLCCKESTKWTKDISSLCKRVLLSGPAGSEIYQELLVKALTKSFGAKLLVIDYSLLSGGQPSKSKESEPYKKGDRVRYIGPPRSSGFMLEGPRAPDYGSQGEVRLPFAENGSSKVGVRFDKQIPGGIDLGGNCELDHGLFCSVDSLCLDGPGWEDRAKHSFDVVFEFASEESQHEPVILFLKDVEKICGNNYTYHGLKNKLESFPAGVFIVGSQIQTDARKDKSNNGSPWLKFPYSQAAILDLAFQDSFGRVSEKNKEALKMSKHITKLFPNKVTIEPPQDEKELSQWKQLLDRDIEILKAKANVLKMQSFLTRHGMECTDLESVVCVKDRNLTSECVDKIVGYALSYQLKDRPIQTPGKDVRVVLSGENLKHGVDLLESIQSDPKKKSTKKSLKDVITENEFEKRLLTDVIPPDEIGVTFEDIGALENVKETLKELVMLPLQRPELFSKGQLMKPCKGILLFGPPGTGKTMLAKAVATEAGANFINISMSSIASKWFGEGEKYVKAVFSLASKISPSVIFVDEVDGMLGRRENPGEHEAMRKMKNEFMVNWDGLRTKDKERVLVLAATNRPFDLDEAVVRRLPRRLMVNLPDAPNRKKILSVILAKEDLADDVDLEALVNLTDGYSGSDLKNLCITAAHCPIREILEREKKERTLAEAENRPAPPQCCSGDVRPLKFSDFKHAHEQVCASISSDSNNMNELVQWNDLYGEGGSRQKTSLSYFM; the protein is encoded by the exons ATGGTCGACACCAGGCGGAGCTCCGCGGCCAAGCGCCGGGGCCCGTCCGAGGAGTCCTCGCCGCCGTCGACGCAGGCGGAGGCCGCGGCGGCGTCCCCGACGGCGGAGCCCGCGTcgaccccgcccccgcccccgcccccgccgtcgTCCCGGAGCCGATCGGGCAAGCGCGCCAAGGTCGCG GTTGCGCGGGCGGACGACCCTGGCGAAAAGGCGGTGGACCCGGCCGCGGTCGACGTGCTCGACAGCTCCGTCAAGAACCTGCAGGGCGTGGCGAGGCCGGCCGCCGTCAACGTCGCCGCGTCCTCCACCGTCTCCAATTCCGCAG ggaggaggaagaagactcgGCCGGTGAGGGCGTTCCCGACGGACGAGGGCACGCTCTGGAAGACGCGGCCTGCCAGTGGCCGCGCTGAGGCCTGGGGTAGATTGATTTCCCAGTCTTCTGAG TATCCCTCAATTCCAATTTATCCTGCTCATTTCACTATTGGCCATGGCGGAAAGTGTGACTTGAAACTCACCGAGACATCTACTGGGTCATTTATTTGCAAACTGAAGCATGTTAAG AGGGGTGCTGCCCTTGAGATCTACATGAACAAAGTTGTCCATGTCAATGGGAAGGCCTTGGACAAAGCTGCTAAAGTCACCTTGATCGGTGGTGATGAAGTCATTTTTGTTTCTCTTGGGAGGCATGCTTAT ATATTTGAGCAACTTCCAGAGGAAAAAGCAAGCACATCATCTTTGTGTTCAAAATGTGTCATCCAACAAGAACAATATCCAGTTGTCAAAGGCACACTGGATCATTTGTCGTCTAAAGGAACCAAAATATCAACACCATTTAACTTTGGAAATGGCCGACCTCCACTGGTTCCTCATG ATAAGGAGATAGTCAGTAGTTTATGTAAGACTGTGGGGGAACAGAGCTACTGCCCTTCTGAAGAAAATATGACAGTTGGTCGACACCAACTTTTGAAGGATGATTTGAAGAAAGCAGCTATAAGTGCAAGTGATATATCAGAGTCATTTGATAATTTTCCATATTATCTTAG TGAAAATACCAAAAATGTTCTCCTGTCATCAGCGTATGTAAACCTATGCTGCAAGGAATCCACCAAGTGGACAAAGGATATATCTTCTCTTTGTAAAAGGGTACTATTATCTGGTCCAGCAG GGTCCGAGATCTACCAAGAATTACTGGTTAAGGCACTTACCAAATCCTTTGGTGCTAAGCTGCTTGTCATAGATTATTCACTGCTGTCTGGT GGACAGCCTTCAAAGTCAAAGGAATCAGAACCATACAAAAAAG GTGATAGGGTGAGGTACATTGGTCCTCCTCGATCATCAGGGTTTATGCTTGAGGGACCGAG AGCTCCTGATTATGGTTCACAGGGTGAAGTGAGGCTTCCTTTTGCGGAAAATGGATCCTCAAAAGTTGGAGTCAGATTTGATAAACAGATCCCTGGGGGCATTGATCTTGGAGGCAACTGTGAGCTTGATCATGGCCTATTCTGTTCTG TTGATTCTCTATGCCTCGATGGTCCAGGATGGGAAGATAGAGCCAAACATTCATTTGATGTTGTGTTTGAG TTTGCCTCTGAAGAAAGTCAACATGAGCCTGTAATCCTATTTCTGAAGGATGTTGAGAAAATATGTGGAAATAATTACACCTACCATGGTCTAAAGAATAAGCTTGAAAGTTTCCCAGCTGGAGTTTTTATTGTTGGGTCCCAGATTCAGACGGATGCTCGGAAAGATAAG TCGAACAATGGGTCTCCTTGGCTCAAGTTCCCATACAGCCAAGCAGCAATACTTGATCTTGCATTCCAG GATAGCTTTGGTCGGGTGagtgaaaaaaataaagaagCACTCAAGATGTCAAAGCATATAACTAAACTTTTCCCAAATAAAGTGACAATTGAACCACCTCAG GATGAAAAAGAACTCTCCCAGTGGAAACAGCTATTGGATCGTGACATTGAAATTCTTAAGGCGAAGGCTAATGTTTTGAAAATGCAATCT TTTCTAACCCGCCATGGTATGGAATGTACTGATTTAGAATCAGTGGTTTGTGTCAAAGATCGTAATCTGACAAGCGAAT GTGTTGATAAAATAGTTGGTTATGCTTTGAGTTATCAACTCAAGGATCGCCCTATTCAAACTCCTGGAAAGGATGTGAGAGTTGTTCTTTCCGGTGAAAA CCTTAAGCATGGAGTTGATTTGTTGGAAAGTATCCAAAGTGACCCTAAGAAGAAGAGCACAAAGAAGTCACTCAAG GATGTCATCACGGAGAATGAATTTGAAAAACGTCTTCTTACGGACGTCATCCCTCCAGATGAGATTGGTGTTACCTTTGAGGATATTGGAGCATTAGAAAATGTCAAGGAAACTTTGAAGGAGTTAGTTATGCTTCCTTTGCAAAGGCCTGAGTTATTCTCCAAAGGACAACTTATGAAG CCATGCAAAGGGATATTGCTTTTTGGTCCACCTGGCACTGGTAAGACCATGCTTGCCAAAGCTGTTGCGACAGAGGCTGGTGCTAATTTTATCAACATATCAATGTCAAGCATTGCTTCGAAG TGGTTTGGAGAGGGAGAAAAATATGTGAAAGCTGTTTTTTCACTTGCAAGCAAAATTTCTCCTAGTGTTATTTTTGTGGATGAG GTTGATGGCATGCTGGGTAGACGTGAGAATCCAGGGGAACATGAGGCCATGCGTAAGATGAAAAACGAGTTTATGGTGAACTGGGATGGTCTTAGGACAAAAGACAAAGAACGCGTTTTGGTACTTGCTGCCACTAATAGGCCATTTGATCTTGACGAGGCTGTTGTCAGGAGGCTCCCCAGGAG GTTGATGGTTAACTTGCCAGATGCACCCAACAGAAAAAAGATTCTTAGTGTAATACTAGCAAAAGAAGATTTGGCAGATGACGTAGATCTGGAGGCACTAGTAAACCTGACAGATGGGTATTCAGGCAGTGATCTGAAG AACCTGTGTATAACTGCAGCACATTGCCCCATAAGGGAAATTCTTGAAAGAGAGAAGAAG GAGAGAACCTTAGCTGAAGCAGAAAATAGGCCAGCCCCACCTCAGTGTTGTAGCGGCGACGTTCGCCCCCTAAAGTTTAGTGATTTCAAGCACGCACATGAGCAG GTTTGTGCGAGTATATCATCGGATTCAAACAATATGAATGAGCTCGTCCAATGGAACGACCTCTACGGAGAAGGCGGGTCGAGGCAGAAGACATCGCTGAGCTACTTTATGTAG
- the LOC136550564 gene encoding uncharacterized protein isoform X2, giving the protein MVDTRRSSAAKRRGPSEESSPPSTQAEAAAASPTAEPASTPPPPPPPPSSRSRSGKRAKVAVARADDPGEKAVDPAAVDVLDSSVKNLQGVARPAAVNVAASSTVSNSAGRRKKTRPVRAFPTDEGTLWKTRPASGRAEAWGRLISQSSEYPSIPIYPAHFTIGHGGKCDLKLTETSTGSFICKLKHVKRGAALEIYMNKVVHVNGKALDKAAKVTLIGGDEVIFVSLGRHAYIFEQLPEEKASTSSLCSKCVIQQEQYPVVKGTLDHLSSKGTKISTPFNFGNGRPPLVPHDKEIVSSLCKTVGEQSYCPSEENMTVGRHQLLKDDLKKAAISASDISESFDNFPYYLSENTKNVLLSSAYVNLCCKESTKWTKDISSLCKRVLLSGPAGSEIYQELLVKALTKSFGAKLLVIDYSLLSGPSKSKESEPYKKGDRVRYIGPPRSSGFMLEGPRAPDYGSQGEVRLPFAENGSSKVGVRFDKQIPGGIDLGGNCELDHGLFCSVDSLCLDGPGWEDRAKHSFDVVFEFASEESQHEPVILFLKDVEKICGNNYTYHGLKNKLESFPAGVFIVGSQIQTDARKDKSNNGSPWLKFPYSQAAILDLAFQDSFGRVSEKNKEALKMSKHITKLFPNKVTIEPPQDEKELSQWKQLLDRDIEILKAKANVLKMQSFLTRHGMECTDLESVVCVKDRNLTSECVDKIVGYALSYQLKDRPIQTPGKDVRVVLSGENLKHGVDLLESIQSDPKKKSTKKSLKDVITENEFEKRLLTDVIPPDEIGVTFEDIGALENVKETLKELVMLPLQRPELFSKGQLMKPCKGILLFGPPGTGKTMLAKAVATEAGANFINISMSSIASKWFGEGEKYVKAVFSLASKISPSVIFVDEVDGMLGRRENPGEHEAMRKMKNEFMVNWDGLRTKDKERVLVLAATNRPFDLDEAVVRRLPRRLMVNLPDAPNRKKILSVILAKEDLADDVDLEALVNLTDGYSGSDLKNLCITAAHCPIREILEREKKERTLAEAENRPAPPQCCSGDVRPLKFSDFKHAHEQVCASISSDSNNMNELVQWNDLYGEGGSRQKTSLSYFM; this is encoded by the exons ATGGTCGACACCAGGCGGAGCTCCGCGGCCAAGCGCCGGGGCCCGTCCGAGGAGTCCTCGCCGCCGTCGACGCAGGCGGAGGCCGCGGCGGCGTCCCCGACGGCGGAGCCCGCGTcgaccccgcccccgcccccgcccccgccgtcgTCCCGGAGCCGATCGGGCAAGCGCGCCAAGGTCGCG GTTGCGCGGGCGGACGACCCTGGCGAAAAGGCGGTGGACCCGGCCGCGGTCGACGTGCTCGACAGCTCCGTCAAGAACCTGCAGGGCGTGGCGAGGCCGGCCGCCGTCAACGTCGCCGCGTCCTCCACCGTCTCCAATTCCGCAG ggaggaggaagaagactcgGCCGGTGAGGGCGTTCCCGACGGACGAGGGCACGCTCTGGAAGACGCGGCCTGCCAGTGGCCGCGCTGAGGCCTGGGGTAGATTGATTTCCCAGTCTTCTGAG TATCCCTCAATTCCAATTTATCCTGCTCATTTCACTATTGGCCATGGCGGAAAGTGTGACTTGAAACTCACCGAGACATCTACTGGGTCATTTATTTGCAAACTGAAGCATGTTAAG AGGGGTGCTGCCCTTGAGATCTACATGAACAAAGTTGTCCATGTCAATGGGAAGGCCTTGGACAAAGCTGCTAAAGTCACCTTGATCGGTGGTGATGAAGTCATTTTTGTTTCTCTTGGGAGGCATGCTTAT ATATTTGAGCAACTTCCAGAGGAAAAAGCAAGCACATCATCTTTGTGTTCAAAATGTGTCATCCAACAAGAACAATATCCAGTTGTCAAAGGCACACTGGATCATTTGTCGTCTAAAGGAACCAAAATATCAACACCATTTAACTTTGGAAATGGCCGACCTCCACTGGTTCCTCATG ATAAGGAGATAGTCAGTAGTTTATGTAAGACTGTGGGGGAACAGAGCTACTGCCCTTCTGAAGAAAATATGACAGTTGGTCGACACCAACTTTTGAAGGATGATTTGAAGAAAGCAGCTATAAGTGCAAGTGATATATCAGAGTCATTTGATAATTTTCCATATTATCTTAG TGAAAATACCAAAAATGTTCTCCTGTCATCAGCGTATGTAAACCTATGCTGCAAGGAATCCACCAAGTGGACAAAGGATATATCTTCTCTTTGTAAAAGGGTACTATTATCTGGTCCAGCAG GGTCCGAGATCTACCAAGAATTACTGGTTAAGGCACTTACCAAATCCTTTGGTGCTAAGCTGCTTGTCATAGATTATTCACTGCTGTCTGGT CCTTCAAAGTCAAAGGAATCAGAACCATACAAAAAAG GTGATAGGGTGAGGTACATTGGTCCTCCTCGATCATCAGGGTTTATGCTTGAGGGACCGAG AGCTCCTGATTATGGTTCACAGGGTGAAGTGAGGCTTCCTTTTGCGGAAAATGGATCCTCAAAAGTTGGAGTCAGATTTGATAAACAGATCCCTGGGGGCATTGATCTTGGAGGCAACTGTGAGCTTGATCATGGCCTATTCTGTTCTG TTGATTCTCTATGCCTCGATGGTCCAGGATGGGAAGATAGAGCCAAACATTCATTTGATGTTGTGTTTGAG TTTGCCTCTGAAGAAAGTCAACATGAGCCTGTAATCCTATTTCTGAAGGATGTTGAGAAAATATGTGGAAATAATTACACCTACCATGGTCTAAAGAATAAGCTTGAAAGTTTCCCAGCTGGAGTTTTTATTGTTGGGTCCCAGATTCAGACGGATGCTCGGAAAGATAAG TCGAACAATGGGTCTCCTTGGCTCAAGTTCCCATACAGCCAAGCAGCAATACTTGATCTTGCATTCCAG GATAGCTTTGGTCGGGTGagtgaaaaaaataaagaagCACTCAAGATGTCAAAGCATATAACTAAACTTTTCCCAAATAAAGTGACAATTGAACCACCTCAG GATGAAAAAGAACTCTCCCAGTGGAAACAGCTATTGGATCGTGACATTGAAATTCTTAAGGCGAAGGCTAATGTTTTGAAAATGCAATCT TTTCTAACCCGCCATGGTATGGAATGTACTGATTTAGAATCAGTGGTTTGTGTCAAAGATCGTAATCTGACAAGCGAAT GTGTTGATAAAATAGTTGGTTATGCTTTGAGTTATCAACTCAAGGATCGCCCTATTCAAACTCCTGGAAAGGATGTGAGAGTTGTTCTTTCCGGTGAAAA CCTTAAGCATGGAGTTGATTTGTTGGAAAGTATCCAAAGTGACCCTAAGAAGAAGAGCACAAAGAAGTCACTCAAG GATGTCATCACGGAGAATGAATTTGAAAAACGTCTTCTTACGGACGTCATCCCTCCAGATGAGATTGGTGTTACCTTTGAGGATATTGGAGCATTAGAAAATGTCAAGGAAACTTTGAAGGAGTTAGTTATGCTTCCTTTGCAAAGGCCTGAGTTATTCTCCAAAGGACAACTTATGAAG CCATGCAAAGGGATATTGCTTTTTGGTCCACCTGGCACTGGTAAGACCATGCTTGCCAAAGCTGTTGCGACAGAGGCTGGTGCTAATTTTATCAACATATCAATGTCAAGCATTGCTTCGAAG TGGTTTGGAGAGGGAGAAAAATATGTGAAAGCTGTTTTTTCACTTGCAAGCAAAATTTCTCCTAGTGTTATTTTTGTGGATGAG GTTGATGGCATGCTGGGTAGACGTGAGAATCCAGGGGAACATGAGGCCATGCGTAAGATGAAAAACGAGTTTATGGTGAACTGGGATGGTCTTAGGACAAAAGACAAAGAACGCGTTTTGGTACTTGCTGCCACTAATAGGCCATTTGATCTTGACGAGGCTGTTGTCAGGAGGCTCCCCAGGAG GTTGATGGTTAACTTGCCAGATGCACCCAACAGAAAAAAGATTCTTAGTGTAATACTAGCAAAAGAAGATTTGGCAGATGACGTAGATCTGGAGGCACTAGTAAACCTGACAGATGGGTATTCAGGCAGTGATCTGAAG AACCTGTGTATAACTGCAGCACATTGCCCCATAAGGGAAATTCTTGAAAGAGAGAAGAAG GAGAGAACCTTAGCTGAAGCAGAAAATAGGCCAGCCCCACCTCAGTGTTGTAGCGGCGACGTTCGCCCCCTAAAGTTTAGTGATTTCAAGCACGCACATGAGCAG GTTTGTGCGAGTATATCATCGGATTCAAACAATATGAATGAGCTCGTCCAATGGAACGACCTCTACGGAGAAGGCGGGTCGAGGCAGAAGACATCGCTGAGCTACTTTATGTAG
- the LOC136549222 gene encoding protein LURP-one-related 11-like produces MAPRVHSSSPTTAAAAAAPSSPPATCTGERRKVFTVWMKSLVLNGHGCTVYDSDGGIVYRVDNYGSARCCGGGGGVCLMDLHGTVVLNIVKRRLTFGRWEGYRRSPGQTPWFTVTRPCSPFRRRPPSSCEFWCDDTGRAMRYTITDERRTGKQGCRIVDPSTGLAVAEAKRKTTACGVALGEDVLFLVVEPHADHSLVMGLVLVHGLMNHTM; encoded by the exons ATGGCGCCACGGGTACACTCCTCTTCTccaacaacagcagcagcagcagcagcaccatcgTCGCCGCCGGCGACGTGCACgggcgagcggaggaaggtgttCACCGTGTGGATGAAGTCGCTGGTGCTCAACGGTCACGGCTGCACCGTGTACGATTCCGACGGCGGCATCGTCTACCGCGTCGACAACTACGGCTCCGCCaggtgctgcggcggcggcggtggcgtctGCCTCATGGACCTCCACGGCACCGTCGTCCTAAACATTGTTAAAAGG AGGCTCACGTTCGGCAGATGGGAAGGGTACAGGAGGTCGCCCGGCCAGACACCGTGGTTCACGGTGACGCGGCCGTGCAGCCCCTTCCGGCGGCGCCCGCCATCGTCGTGCGAGTTCTGGTGCGACGACACCGGGCGCGCCATGcggtacaccatcaccgacgagcGCCGCACAGGGAAGCAGGGGTGCAGGATCGTCGACCCTTCCACCGGACTCGCCGTCGCGGAGGCCAAGAGGAAGACGACGGCCTGCGGGGTGGCGCTAGGGGAGGACGTGCTCTTCCTAGTGGTGGAGCCTCACGCCGACCACTCGCTCGTCATGGGGCTGGTGCTCGTCCACGGGCTCATGAACCACACCATGTGA
- the LOC136549225 gene encoding coniferyl alcohol acyltransferase-like: protein MASANGSNDDLHVQVVSRRYVKASDASIAPHVVAVSNLDLVPQPTAFSMSCIYPWSGDDGFSAVVACFEAGLPGLLNHFFPLAGRIASNPCSGLPELHCGNQGAELVVGEARVALASLDYSTQAASLERIVLPYGGEDDGVALSVQLVSFACGGFAVSWCTDHVLVDGTALCMLVGAWSELARSGTLAVGSQPNHDRSVFRPRAPPSYGAALDESFTPLPDAHDPSNRQQVDDGDDSIVKRLYYVEARDVARLRDAATSRDREGQRAASCAEAVSAYLWKALAGLVVGTAHDRCRVGLVVDGRRRFTSPGLRAYMRSYVGNVSTLVVREASAQELVRTPLPEVSAMVREAVSAPAYDEHFQELVDWVEEHKGPRRYAQTASQGLGSPAVIISSFLGVNTDFGFGHAAVMLPMAAARLSSGFVRIMAAPGGRGSSWIVGASLRPRLAAALIDSVIFKPLTAEHLGLRLLATQDRKSRL from the coding sequence ATGGCTAGCGCTAATGGCAGCAATGACGACTTGCATGTCCAAGTGGTGAGTCGGCGCTACGTGAAGGCCTCGGACGCCTCCATCGCGCCTCATGTCGTCGCTGTCTCCAACCTCGACCTCGTCCCGCAGCCAACGGCCTTCTCCATGTCCTGCATCTACCCATGGTCGGGCGACGACGGCTTCAGCGCCGTCGTCGCGTGCTTCGAAGCTGGCTTGCCAGGCCTGCTGAATCACTTCTTCCCGCTCGCCGGCCGCATCGCGAGTAACCCGTGTTCGGGGCTCCCGGAGCTCCATTGCGGCAACCAAGGAGCGGAGCTCGTGGTCGGAGAGGCCCGCGTCGCCCTCGCGAGCCTGGACTACAGCACGCAGGCGGCGTCGCTGGAGAGGATCGTGCTGCCATACGGCGGCGAGGACGACGGCGTGGCCCTGTCAGTGCAGCTGGTGTCGTTCGCGTGCGGTGGCTTCGCCGTGTCGTGGTGCACTGACCATGTCCTCGTCGACGGTACCGCGCTCTGCATGCTAGTCGGCGCGTGGTCCGAGCTCGCGCGGTCGGGGACGCTCGCCGTGGGATCCCAGCCGAACCACGACCGCTCGGTGTTCCGGCCTCGCGCGCCGCCGTCCTACGGCGCGGCGCTGGACGAGTCGTTCACGCCGTTGCCGGACGCCCACGACCCCAGCAACCGGCAGCAGgtcgacgacggcgacgacaGCATCGTCAAGCGCCTCTACTACGTGGAGGCGCGCGACGTCGCACGCCTGCGGGACGCGGCGACTAGCCGGGACCGGGAGGGCCAGCGCGCGGCGTCATGCGCGGAGGCGGTCTCGGCCTACCTTTGGAAGGCCCTCGCCGGGTTGGTCGTGGGCACAGCCCACGACCGCTGCCGCGTGGGACTGGTCGTCGACGGGCGCCGGCGGTTCACGTCCCCCGGCCTCCGGGCGTACATGCGCAGCTACGTCGGCAACGTCAGCACCCTGGTGGTCAGGGAGGCGAGCGCACAGGAGCTCGTGCGGACGCCCCTGCCAGAGGTGTCGGCGATGGTGCGCGAGGCGGTCTCAGCGCCGGCGTACGACGAGCACTTCCAGGAGCTGGTCGACTGGGTGGAGGAGCACAAGGGGCCGAGGCGGTACGCTCAGACGGCGTCCCAGGGGCTGGGAAGTCCGGCGGTGATCATCTCGAGCTTCTTGGGTGTCAACACGGACTTTGGCTTCGGCCATGCTGCGGTGATGCTACCGATGGCTGCCGCGAGGCTCTCGTCAGGGTTCGTGCGGATCATGGCGGCGCCAGGGGGCCGTGGATCGTCGTGGATTGTCGGCGCCTCGTTACGGCCGCGGCTCGCTGCGGCACTCATCGACTCCGTCATCTTCAAACCTCTCACGGCGGAGCACCTTGGGCTGCGGCTGCTCGCTACCCAAGACCGCAAGAGTCGGCTTTGA